DNA from Massilia antarctica:
CGTCAAGTGTATGGCCTGTTCTCGGAAGTGGTTGTTCCGGTCGTTAAGGGTCTGGAACTGAGCGGCGCCGCGCGCTACGACAAGTACAAGAACGGTTTCGGTACCCAATTCGACAACCTGAGCCCGAAACTGAGCTTCACCTACCGTCCGAGCAACGTGATCATGGCGCGTGGTTCGGTGGCGCGCGGCTTCCGCGCCCCAACCCTGGTGGACAACCTCAATCCGAAGGCGCTGAACAACACCTCGTCGAACTTCAGCGATCCGGTGCGTTGCCCGAACGGTAAGGAAGTCGACAGTAAAAATATCGTTGGCGACCGGCAGGATGAGTGCAATGTTCAGCTGACCACGCAGAACAGCGGCAATCCGGACCTCAAGCCTGAGAAATCGAAGCAATACACCTTGGGCCTGGTATTCCAGCCAACGTCGACCATCAGCGGCTCGATCGATTACTGGAATGTGAAAATCGATAAGTCAATCAACGCGATGTCGGAAAACACGGTGTTTGGCGATCCGGTTGCCAACGTCAATCAGTTCTACCGGTATGATCCGGAAATCGAAGATAAGTACTTAAAAGCGAAAGCCGAAGCAGAAGCGCACAATCTGCCGCCTCCGCCAGTGCCGGTCGGCGGCATTAAGCTGCCTTATGCCGCCAATACCAACAAGGACTTCCCGCTCGCCTACGTGGCCCTGCCACGCGTGAACACCGGCAAGTTCTATGCCGCTGGTGTCGATTTCAACCTGAACTATCGCCAGAAGATGGGCGACATGGGCACGGTTGGCGCGAACTACGATTCGACCTACTACAGCAAGCACGGCTACCAGTACCAAGGCTCGCCGGAAGTTAGCGACCTGGGCAACTACAAGGACTTCGGCCCGACCCCGCGCTATCGTCACATGCTGACCCTGAACTACGGCCTTGGCCAGTGGAGCGCTTCGGTAACGCATAACTACACCAAAGGCTACTGGGACTATACCGACCCAGCGTCGATCGCGCCTGACTATCCAGAGCTGCGCAAGGTCGGTGCCTATTCGACCTTCGATGCTACTCTTGGCTGGAAACCGATGAAAAACGTGAGCATGACGTTTGGTATCAAGAACATCGCGGACGAAGATCCACCATCGTCGCGCAATGCCTCCAACTTCCAGGTGGGTTACGATCCAACCTTCACCAACCCACTGGGTCGCACGTTCTACGCACGTCTGAACTACAAGTTCCTGTAATTGCCGGGGTGCGCGGCGGTTGACAGACAGCCATCGCTTACCCTTGTAAGAAACTTGTATGACGTAAAAAACCCCGCCGGACGTTCTGTCCGGCGGGGTTTTTTCTATGGGCGGACGGTGCGCGCTCGCGATGGCCGGCCCTGATCTTCTCGCGGCGCTGGCGCCGGGTGCCGATCTCACCGTCCCTCTGTGGAAGGAAGGCTGCCGTGACGAGCAAACCACGACGGCTGGCAGACGCCCTGAGGCCGCGCCCCGCCGCACTCCCATCACGCACGAGTAATCCATGCCGTACGGACGAAAAAAAACCGCCGGACTGCGGCGGTTTTTTGTCAGCTCAATCCGCTCAGAAAGCGTAGCTGGCGCGCAGGTACACGGCGCGCCCGATCGGGTCGCTGAAGCGTGGATCGTAGCCCTTCTGGAACAGGGTGCCCTGGTTCGAGAATGGCGGCTGTTCGTCCAGCAGGTTCTTCAGGCCGGCGGTCAGGGTCAGGCCCTTGATGCCGCTGTAGCTGCCCGACAGGTTCAGCAGGCTGTACGCCTCGACCTTGTGCTTGAACTCGGGATCGACCTGATTCTGGTCCTGGTACGCCGACTTGAACGATTGCGACAGGGTCGCGCCCCACGGGCCGCTCGACCAGTTCAGCGCGGCGGTATGCTGCCAGCGGAACACCGGCGCCATGTCGGCGTAGCGGCCCACGTTGTGGATGAATTCGCCATTGCGCTCGTTCTGGTAATCGTACTTGTGCACATAGGTGCCATCGACCGTCACGTTGAACTTGCCAACGCTGGTGTTCGGCAGGCGCAGGGTCAGGCTGACGTCGACGCCATCGGTCTTGACTTCGCCCAGGTTGTTGAGGAAGTCTTCGATCGCGTTCGGTGAACCGTCGGGATTGCGCAGGAACAGCGCCTTGTAACGTGCGTAGTTGCCGTAGATCGTTTGCTCCGGCAGGGCCGCGATCTTGTCCTTGAGATGGATGTTCCAGTAGTCGGCCGCGAAGGTCACGCTCGGGATCGGCTCGACCACGGCGCCGAAGGAGAAGGACTTCGATTTTTCCGGCTTCAGGTTCATATTGCCGCCCTGCAGCTTGAACTGTTGCAGGTCGCAATCGCGCAGCGGATTCGAGCCTGGCTGCGGCTTGCCGCCAGGGCACAGGATCGGATCGCTGTAGCTGTCGTTGGTATCGTTGCGCGATGGCGGTCCGTTTTTCTCGAACAGGGTCGGGGCGCGGAAACCGGTGCTGGCCGAACCGCGCACCAGCAATTGCGGCATCGGCTGGTAGCGCAGGCCGATTTTCGGGTTGGTGGTGTGGCCGACGTCGCTGTAGCGGTCGTAACGGGCCGCCAGCTGCATTTCCAGTTCCTTGGTGAATGGCAGGTTCAGTTCGCTGAACAAAGCCTGGATATTGCGCGAACCGGTCTTCGACAGGGAACCCGACAGGCCCGAGCTCGATGCCTGCGAAGCGATCGCACGGTTGACGTTGAAGTCGGCCGTCTCGCGCCGGATTTCAGTGCCGACCGCCACGGCCATCTGGCCGCCGCCCATCGCCATCAGGTCGCGGCTGACCTTGAAGTCGAAGGCGGTGTTCTTCACTTCGGCGCTCTGCACGCGGCCGCGCAGGGCGGTGCTGTCGAGGTAAGTCTTGCCGGCCGCATCCTGCAGCGCGAACGGGTTGAGGATGCCATTGGCCACGCCGGCCGCGAATGCGGCGTCGGCTACGTAGCCGCCCACGAAATCTTCGCTCGACTTCGATACCGAGTGCGACAGGCCGCCCTTGTAATCCCAGCCCGCCAGCAAGCCTTCCATGCCGAGCACGATTCGGTCGGCCTTGCCTGCCGAATCGATGGTGCGCTGGCCCGATTCAAGCGGACGCCAGTTGATCGACAGCGGCTCGCCCGACACCCCGCTCTTCGGATAGAACTTGCTGGTGTTCGGCATGATCAGCCCGGTCTGCGGCGGCGGCGCCGTGCGCGAGGTCACATCATTTTGCGAATGCAAGAATTCCAGGCTGGCCAGATGGTCGGCGCCCAGCTTCATGCTGCCGCGCGCGAAGATGGCCAGTTGTTTCTGGTCGGGCATGCTGTCGATCTGGCGCGTGTAATCCTGGCGGCAGATGCCGGCCGCGTTCGGCACCGAGAAGGGCGGGTTGCAACCCGTGGCCCAGCCCGGATTGCCGGACTTGTCGGCGCCGGCATCGTAGTAGTTGCCGGGGAAGGTGGTGCCGGAAGTGAGGTTCAGGCCGCGGCTCGGGACGATCCCGGTTTTCGAGAATTCGCGCTGCTGCGAATTGATCGATTCCTGCTTGTGCCAGTCGACCACGCCGAAGACGTTGAAGCCGTCCTTGTCGAGGTTGCCGAAGCCGGAGGACAGGTTGATGCGCTCTTCATCGCCGCCTGCCTTGCGCGGGCGCACCAGTTCGCCGGTGATGGTGGTGGTGGTGACCGAGCGCTTGGTGATGAAGTTGATCACGCCGCCGATGGCGTCGGTGCCGTAGATCGCGGAAGCGCCGTCGCGCAGCACTTCAACCCGGTCCAGGGCGGACAGGGGAATCATGTTCAGGTCGACGCTGGAGCTGTCGTACGGGTGGTTGGCGAGGCGCCGGCCGTTGAGCAGCACCAGGGTCTTGTCGCCGCCCAGGCCGCGCAAATCGGCGCTGGCCTGGCCGCCGGTCGGCAAGCCGCTGCTGTTGCCGCCAACGACGTTGCCGCTGCCCATGGTGGTCTGGTTCGATGGAATGCGCGACAGCGCTTCCTGGGCCGTGGTCAATCCCTGCTTGATGAATTCGTCGGCTTTGATGACGCTCAGCGGCGTGGCGGTTTCGCTTTGCATGCGCTTGATCGACGATCCGGTGATCTCGACGCGCTGCATTGGCTGGCCGTCCTGTGCGAACGCCGCGCCTGCGAGTCCGCCGCCGGCGGCGAAGATCGCGCCCAACGACAGGGATAATACGGTTGGCTTCATCATGCTGTTCAACTCCATCCAAAAGTGAGAGGGGACTATAGAATCATCAGGTAGTGCGGGTGTCAATCGTGCAAGATTAGCTTTGATCAAAATACAACGGAAATGAGTAAATTGTTTAGCTTGATTTACAAAGTAAGCTTCCAGTCAGCAATCATGTTCCTGCAGGCAGCAACTGGCGCGGCGCGACAGTGCGTGCATATACATACTGGC
Protein-coding regions in this window:
- a CDS encoding TonB-dependent receptor, whose amino-acid sequence is MMKPTVLSLSLGAIFAAGGGLAGAAFAQDGQPMQRVEITGSSIKRMQSETATPLSVIKADEFIKQGLTTAQEALSRIPSNQTTMGSGNVVGGNSSGLPTGGQASADLRGLGGDKTLVLLNGRRLANHPYDSSSVDLNMIPLSALDRVEVLRDGASAIYGTDAIGGVINFITKRSVTTTTITGELVRPRKAGGDEERINLSSGFGNLDKDGFNVFGVVDWHKQESINSQQREFSKTGIVPSRGLNLTSGTTFPGNYYDAGADKSGNPGWATGCNPPFSVPNAAGICRQDYTRQIDSMPDQKQLAIFARGSMKLGADHLASLEFLHSQNDVTSRTAPPPQTGLIMPNTSKFYPKSGVSGEPLSINWRPLESGQRTIDSAGKADRIVLGMEGLLAGWDYKGGLSHSVSKSSEDFVGGYVADAAFAAGVANGILNPFALQDAAGKTYLDSTALRGRVQSAEVKNTAFDFKVSRDLMAMGGGQMAVAVGTEIRRETADFNVNRAIASQASSSGLSGSLSKTGSRNIQALFSELNLPFTKELEMQLAARYDRYSDVGHTTNPKIGLRYQPMPQLLVRGSASTGFRAPTLFEKNGPPSRNDTNDSYSDPILCPGGKPQPGSNPLRDCDLQQFKLQGGNMNLKPEKSKSFSFGAVVEPIPSVTFAADYWNIHLKDKIAALPEQTIYGNYARYKALFLRNPDGSPNAIEDFLNNLGEVKTDGVDVSLTLRLPNTSVGKFNVTVDGTYVHKYDYQNERNGEFIHNVGRYADMAPVFRWQHTAALNWSSGPWGATLSQSFKSAYQDQNQVDPEFKHKVEAYSLLNLSGSYSGIKGLTLTAGLKNLLDEQPPFSNQGTLFQKGYDPRFSDPIGRAVYLRASYAF